A window of Eucalyptus grandis isolate ANBG69807.140 chromosome 4, ASM1654582v1, whole genome shotgun sequence genomic DNA:
agaaaatcttaaattatgtcCATTGTAGCATAAACTTTTTCTTGATATATTTGCCCTCATTCAAGGTTCTGTCGTATGATTTTCAGGCGTTCATGTGGGCAGAATGTTAATAGTGATCATTGACGAAAATTTGGTAGAGGTTTAATGTATTATATGGGTAtaagtttctaattttttgtgccacaaaaacaaaagtttagaataaatgtgtcattggcatggtttaggatttttggtgctTTTTCCCTagaaaaaaacaagtaaaagcCGTGATATTTGATGATGTATCGTCCCATCAAGATTATCTATAACACAACAAGTCTAATTAATAATTCTTTTCCCACAGACTTAGTATTGGGAGTGTCAGAATGAATAAAGGATTGACATaatttcgaaagaaaaagaCGACCCTCCCGTCTCAACCCAACTACTCGCATGATTTATGGGGAGTCCTTCCCAACAAGGTCGCCATTTCATCTCCCGAACCCAAAAGCCAGCCAAACGACAAATCACACCCCAATTCTCCCGTCGTTTTCACCCCCTCGCATCGCGCATTATTAAGAGAGGATCAAGATCGCCCACGAAGACacaaccagagagagagagagagagagagggagagggagggagagagagagagagagagagagagagcaaagccCACCGCACATACCCGCCATGAATGATCATACCTCACCATTGCCATCATCTTCGTAGGGACACAGACACACACATACAATAGCCGACAGTACTCTCTTAGTGCTTCTCTCTCGTAAAAACAGTACGGATCCCATCGCCAAAACCATGCCCACCCTGGCACGCATTGGAACGGCCATCATCGACGTTGTGAGCTTCGTGGTGTTCTCCCTCCTCGATGTCCTTGATGTGGTCCTGTGCTTCGCCTACCGGGTGGCGGACTTCTTCATCGAGTCGGAGTGGAAGCCGTGCTACTGCTCGTCGCCGAGGGAGGCCATCCCCACCAACGGCGGCGACATCCTGCTCTCCGCGCAAGGCGAGTCCAAGATCGTCCGCATGACGAGCTCGAGCAAGGTCCAGATGGAGGACGTCTCCGACACGCTCTACGTGCGGGCCTCGCGGGTGACCGAGGCCTCGAACTCTGCTGTCAAGAGGCTTAACAGCAACAACGGCAGGAACCACGCCGGTCATAATCATAAGAAGAAGACCGGCAGTCCTGGGGCACGGTCCAGCTTTGTGGTGAATTCGACCGTCGTCGAGATGCTTCATGGAAGGATGGCCGGGCAGAAATCGCAGCCGATTCCCAGGTGGTCGGATTGCGATTGCCAACTTTGCAATTCCTGGTCGTCTTCTGGTAGCAAGACCCTCTACGTCAAATCCGCCGGCGGTACAGGCAAGTTTTTTCCCTTTAGCTGCGATCTGACATGCATTGGTGACGTATGGACAACTTGATGAGATATCCGATCTTGGGAAACTTATGCAGATAATCTTGgccaaaaagaagacaaaacgagcataatttctttttctctatagGGACGACTTTGTGTTACTGATCTTTCGTAGGATATGTGACGGAGGCTTAtcgctctctctttttcttttttcagggGGCAAGACAAATGAGGATGTCGTGTTCATCCACGGCTTCATTTCCTCGTCGGCATTCTGGACGGAGACGCTGTTCCCGAACTTCTCAGAGGAGGCAAGCTCGATGTACCGGTTCTTCGCGATCGACCTCCTGGGCTTCGGGAGGAGCCCGAAGCCGGCCGAGTCGCTGTACACGCTCAAGGAGCACGTGGACATGATAGAGAAGTCGGTGTTGGAGCCGTACAAGGTCAAGTCGTTCCACATTGTGGCTCACTCCTTAGGTTGCATTTTGGCCCTCGCGCTCGCGGTTCGGCGCCCTAAGTCAATCAAGTCCTTAACTCTACTCGCACCGGTAAGTAGTTGGCATTCAAAACCATCAAATTGATCTGTCTGCAT
This region includes:
- the LOC104441611 gene encoding probable lysophospholipase BODYGUARD 3, producing the protein MPTLARIGTAIIDVVSFVVFSLLDVLDVVLCFAYRVADFFIESEWKPCYCSSPREAIPTNGGDILLSAQGESKIVRMTSSSKVQMEDVSDTLYVRASRVTEASNSAVKRLNSNNGRNHAGHNHKKKTGSPGARSSFVVNSTVVEMLHGRMAGQKSQPIPRWSDCDCQLCNSWSSSGSKTLYVKSAGGTGGKTNEDVVFIHGFISSSAFWTETLFPNFSEEASSMYRFFAIDLLGFGRSPKPAESLYTLKEHVDMIEKSVLEPYKVKSFHIVAHSLGCILALALAVRRPKSIKSLTLLAPPYFPVPEGEEATQYVMRRVAPRRVWPLIAFGASMACWYEHVSRTICLLICKNHRVWEFLIKLVTRNRLRTYLVEGFCCHTHNAAWHTLHNIICGTAGKLDNYLDTVRDRLKCEINVFHGKDDEVIPVECTHNVKRRLRRANVKVMEREDHITIVVGRQKEFARELEEIWGRSRG